Part of the Cryptosporangium phraense genome is shown below.
AGACGTCGAACGCGGCGGTCGGCAGCCAGGTCGGGTCGGCGTCCGGGGTCCGGGCCAGCAGCCCGGCCTCGTACGCGACCTCGAGCAGCAGCGCGGCGGTCGGCTCGTCGACGGCGGCCGCCCGGGCGAGCCGACGCAGCTCCCGGACGCCCAGTCCGCCCGCTTTCAGCACCGGCGGCGGCTCGCTCGCGCACGCGTCCAACAAAGTCGTGGTCTGACGCAGGACCTCGAGCACCTGGCCCGACCCGGCCCCGTCGATCCGATCGGCCGGGACGGCCGCGGACGCGGCCGGCACCGGCGCAGAAGAGTGCAGCGGCCCCAGCGGCGAATCGCCGCGCAACGCGAGCCCGACCTCCCGCGGAAGCTCGACCGTGGAGGCGTCCAGCGGGACGAGGAGCCCGTGCACGAGCAGCCACCGGATCGGCGTGTCGGCGTCCGACGGGTCGGCCGGACGACGGACGTCGCGGATCGCGCCGATCGGGTTGCCGCCGGTCGCCAGCCGTTCGAGCACGGCGATCGCCTCGGGCGGGCAGGCGTCGAGCAGCGCCGAGAGCCGGACCGGATCCCCGAACGCCTCGGTGATCAGCGCCGTGGCCTCGGGCTGACGGGCCGACGGCAGGTGCAGCGCGGCCAGGATCGGGGCGACGTCCTCGGTGCGCTCGTCCTGGATCAGCTGCGCCACCGGACGCCCGAGCCCGACCGGATAGCGGGACGTGACCTCGTCGAGCATCGACGGGAGCCGCAGCGTGGTCTCCCCGTCGGGCCAGGCCAGGCCGAGCGTGATCAGGTGGTCGAGCGTCTTCCGGACCGTGAAGTCCGGAGCGCCGGACAGCAGATCGAGAGCTTCCTTCTGGTCCGCGCGGTGATCGGCGCCCGCGACCAGCCGAAGCGCATCGAGCACCTCCAGATGGAACCGGTCGAGGTGATCCAGCGCCCGGGCGATCGACATCCGAGAATGCGCACGTTGCGCCAATACGGAGAAGTCGGACGGAACCGGGACGGCGAGGTCCGGACGCGCGGCGAACAGCCGTTCCAGCTGTTCGTCGGTCAGCGCGCGATAGTGATCTGCCAAGCTCGCCGTACTCACCGAATAGACGCTAACCGGTTTCTGCCGACAACGGTCCGCATGCCGACACCCACGAGCGTGCTCTCGGTTGCACGTGCCACCCTTCGGCCCGTGGCGAACGAGACGGGATGGATGCTGTTGGCGGGCTGGCGCCGCTGGCGAGAGAGACGCCGGGCGAAGCGTCGGCGCCGGCGCGGCCACGGCGGGGACTCGGGCGACGGCTGGTGGGCGTGCGATCTGCCCGCCTGCGGCGGGCACGGCCATCACGGAGGCCGCGACGGCTGTGATGGGTGCGATGGCTGTGACGGGTGCGACGGCTGCGACTGCAACTTCAACCTGCTGAGCCTGGGGACGCTGCTCCTGCTGATCCCATTCCTACGGACGCAGCCGACGCTGAAGAGACAGAACACGATCCCAGGACGTGGCGGCGTCCTGTTGATCCGCGGCTACCAGCGGAAGATCAGCCGGCATCTCCCGACGAAATGCCGATACACGCCCTCGTGCAGCGAATACGGCGCCCAGGCCGTGTCGTGGTACGGCCTCGCCGACGGGTCGCGCCTGATCGCGGCCCGGATCAAACGGTGTACTAGGGCGGTCCCAATGGGTACTCCGGACCCGCTGCAATGACACACTGATTCCAGTCGTCAGTGCACCGAGGAGGAACGATGGCGTCCGACGCCCGTCAGGCCAAGCCCAGCAAGAGCGCCGTGGTGAAAGACGGTCACCTGGCGGTCAGTGAGTTCCTCGGCGAGCACCAGGGGCCGTCCAGCCCGTTCGGCGACATCCCGCTGCCGCTGCCGAACGACCAGATCGACTACGTGCACCCGGGCTCCGAAGACGCCCCGGCCCACTAACGACCGAGAGACTTCTCCACGTTCTGCCAGATCGGGCACGGCCACGGGACGCGTGCCCAGGTGCCGGAGCACTCCGGGCAGAACGGTGATCCGTCGCGCGGTTCGTGCAGGCGGAGGAACTCCGACAGGGCCAGCGAGAGATCGCTGAGGTCGTCGCGCGCGTAGGCCAGCAGCGTCAGGTCGTCGGCCTCGCGGGCCAGCGCGCGGGCCTCGCGCAGGCGCTGCCAGACCGCGTAGTGCCGACTGAGCCGCTCGGCGTCCTGTCCGATCACGGGTGCCTCCTCGAAGCCTGGGCGGTTCCGGTCCCCGGGCGAACGGCGCCGCCGCAGCGGTGGTGCCGGGTCTCGCTGTTCCGGTTCTGCCGTCCCGGGTAGGGGCGGTGACCCCCGTGCCGTTCGGCCTCGGCGCTGAACGAGCCGCTCTCGTCCCAGAAGTAGACGGTCGCGTACTCCAGGTAGTCGGCCGGGCGGATGTCCATCGATCCTCCAGTGCGTGCGAAGGCCCCCCGCAACTACCCGTGGCCGGGAGTTGCAGTGGAACTGTCGCGCACGTTCGCGCCCGAATGTGATTACCGGTCGGATATTCGCGATACCTGTGGGTATCCGGTGCTGGAGGCCGGGCGCTTCGGGGTGGTGTTGCCCCCGAGGGCTTGTGTGGACCTCTTTCGAGATGTTGTGCGAGCTATGCTACATTTTCCGGCATATGCTCCGATTGTGGGGTAGGGTCGCTGGCTTTCAGGTCCATGACCTGCAAAAACTCCTCGGGTAGTGGCTGACGAATTGGGTCGTTGCTATTCGGGATGGCGACGTCGCAGGGTCTGCAACGGCGCGGACCTAGTAGGGGCGTGTGGCGTCGTATCGGAGGCGCGGCAGGCGGGCGAAGCTGACCGCCTCCCTGCCGCGCCTCCTCCAATCCCGCATTAATTAGCGTGGAACCATGCCCCTGACGCCTCCCGTGGTCGGTTTCGACCTGGACATGACCCTGATCGACAGTCGCCCAGGTATCGGCGCGGTCTACGACGCGCTGGCCGCCGAGACCGGCGTCGCGATCGACACCGCGTTGGTCACGTCCCGGCTCGGACCGCCGCTGAGCGTCGAGCTCGCCAACTGGTTCCCGGCCGAGCGGGTGCCGGCGATGGTCGACCGGTACCGCGGGCTCTACGCGTCGCTCGCGATCGGTCCGTCGGCCGCGCTGCCCGGCGCGGTCTCCGCGCTCGAGGCCGTGCATTCGCACGGCGGCAGCACGGTCGTCGTCACCAGCAAGATCGCCCGCAGCGCCTGGCTGCACGTCGAACATCTCGGGCTCGCCGTCGACGACCTCGTCGGCGACGTCTACGCCGCCGCCAAGGGTCCCGCGCTCGCCGAGCGCGGCGCGGTGGTCTACGTCGGCGACCACACCGCGGACATCGCCGCGGCCCGGGCCGCGGGAACGGTGTCGGTCGCGGTCGCTACCGGTCCGTTCCCGGCCGACGCCTTGCGGCGCGCCGGGGCCGACGTCGTGCTGGACGACCTCCGGGCGTTCCCGACGTGGTTCGCGGACTTCAGTCGGCCTCGAGAGCCTCGCGGACCGCGCGGTTCGTAGCCGTGGCCCGACGGACCAGGCCGACCAGGATCAGCGCGAAGCCGAGCGGGCCGAGCATCGTGCCGACCGCGGCCAGCGCGGGCTGAGCGGACGAGCCGGCGAAGAACGGCAGGAAGACGACGCCCACGAACACCAGGCCCACCAGGAACGACGCCGACCCGACACGGATCAGCCAGCGGCCTGAATTGGCACTCGTCACGTGATGAGCCTAGGCCATTGGTTGCCGGGCTCCGGTGTCGCTAGCCTTGAGGCGGGGGCAGCGGGGGACCGCTGGCCCTTGTTTATCGGGCGATGGGGAAAACGGGGTCAGGACGTGCCGAGCGGCAAGGTGAAGTGGTTCGACCCGGAGCGCGGCTTTGGCTTCCTGGCCCGGGACGAGGGCGGCGACGTGTTCGTGCACAAGGGCGCGCTGCCGCCGGGCGTGACGGAGCTCAAGCCCGGCACCCGGGTCGAGTTCGGCGTGGCCGCCGGGCGCAAGGGCGACCAGGCGCTGTCGGTGCGGGTCGTCGATCCGTTGCCGTCGCTGGTGGCGCAGACCCGTCGTCCGGCCGACGAGTTACACGGGATGGTCGAGGACATGATCAAGGTTCTCGAAGCCCGCGTACAGCCCGACCTGCGCAACGGTCGCTACCCCGACCGCAAGTCGGCCCGCAAGATCGCCGAGTTGGTCCACGCCGTAGCCCGCGAATTAGAGGTCTAGCGCCAGGGCGGCGGGAGCTTCTGGGGGTTGGGGACGTCGGCGGCCGGTAGGCGGACGATCTGGATCTCGAGTTCCGGGCGCCGGCGCTGGATGTCCGTGAGGCCACGGAGCAGATCGTCGCGGGCGTCGGAGATCACGAACCGCACCGGTTTCGGGCTCACCTCGGCGACGTGCTCGACCGTCTTGATGCCCCGAGCCCCGTTCAGCCCGCCGACCGGCAGCGCCGCCTCGCCGCCCTGCCGCCGCAGCGCGGCCAGGAACAGCGACGGCGTGTACAGCCGGTACCCGGTGAGGATGATCGTCACCGTGCCGTCGTCGCCGTTCGGGAACGCCCGGTAGGTGTTCACGGTGCCCTTGCCGTCGTTCGGCCGCCAGAGCCGGGCGGCGTGGAACGTCCGCCCCCGGCTGGTGCCGGCCGCCGGCTCGGTCACGCCACCGCGCTCGGACGTCCGCGTGTGCAGCATCGAGTTCGGCACCAACAACCCGAACGCGAACGCGACGACGAGCCCGGACGCCCCGGCCGGCAGCGCGAACGTCACGAACCACCGGACCGGCGCGGCCCCGATCGGGAACCGCACCCGGGGCAGCAGCAGCGACACCGCGCCCAGGCCGACGAACGCGCACACCAGCACCGCGTGCAGCGACTTCTCGAAGTAGTACGAGACGCCGCCGGTGCGGTCCCACTGGTACAGCCCGATCGCCGCCACCATCAGCAGGCTGATCAGCAGCTGCGAACCCACCGAGCGCCAGACCGGGTTCCGTCGCCCGGCCCGCCGCAGCACGGTCCCCAGCAGCACGAGCACGCACAGCGCGACGAGCCACCGCCGGTCGATCTCCGGGATGCCGACGTCGGGCAGCAGCGCCCGCCCCGGCGACACCCCCGAGCGCAGCGAGATCACCGGCCAGGCCAGCACCAGTGGCGCCGCGACGACCGCGATCGCCAGGCTGCCCCACCGGAAGCGCCAGTAGAAACACGCCCAGGCCAGCACGACCGCGCAGGCGACCGGCGCGAAGAAGTAGTACGTGAAGCTGATCCCGACGACGCCCGCCGCGAGCAGCAGCGCCTGCTCCTTCGGTCCCCGCACCGGGCGGGCGGCCAGCGCGAACACCATGGCCAGCAGCGAGAGGCCCATCGCCTCGCTCGGGTACCCGCTGCCGAACAGCGAGACGAAGTAGCCGCCGCCGGTGCAGGCCGCGATCACCGAGACCGCGGCCACCAGCCGCCAGCCCCGCAGCGCCGGCCCGGCGACCCAGCGCACGCCCCAGACCAGCGCGAACGCCAGGATCCCGTACCCGACGAGGTTCCAGGCCAGGTAGTGGTCGAACGCCACCCAGCCGTCGCCCGGGTCGGTGGACGACCGGACGAAGTTGTCCATCAGCGCGCTGAACAGGTGTGAGGCCTGCGGGTAATCGACGACACCGGGGATGACCCGGCGGGTGATCTCGTCCCGGTGGAACGGCAGGTACCCGCCGACCGTGCGGATCGTGTCGAAGATCGTGAAGTGCCGGGCCAGATCCTCGGCGCCGACCAGCATGGCCAGCCGCTCGGTCGCGGGCTTGCCCCAGAACGACGACCAGAGGTAGAGCGCCGGGCCAACGCCTCCGGCCAGCACCAGAGCGTCGGCCCACGACGTGCGCAGCGGAAGAGACGGCCACCGCCTGCTCACCAGCCCGGCCGCGATCAGCGTGAAGAACCCGGCCCGGGCGACCGGCACCGGGTCGAGCCCCCACGGCCAGATCGAGAAGACCAGCCCGGCCACGCTCACCGCGCCCAGCAGCATCAGTAGCGCCAGCGCCAGCCGGTCGAGGATCGTCCGCCCGCCCCGGAGCAGGGACGCGATGCCCAGCAGCAACAGCACCGGCAGGACGGCGTCCGCGTGGAGCCGGTGCGTGAGGCCGGGCAGTACCCAGGCGACGACGACGAACGCCAGCAGAAGCACGCCGTGCCGGCGACGAGCCGGGAGCAGCGGTGGGGGCTCGGTGGCGGGGGCGGGGGCCGTCGCCGGGATGGTCTCCACTGCTACTCCGAGTCAGTCGGACGGGCTAGGCCTAGACAGAAGCAAGCCTCGGAATGGTGACACGTGGCACGAGCCCGGCTTCGGCGGCCCGCCCCAGAAGCGCGTCGACCGCCGCGTAACCGTCGTCGCCCAGGTCCCGGGTGAACTCGTTCACGTACAGCCCGATGTGCTGGTCGACGACGTCGTCCTCCATCTCCTGGGCGTGCGCGAGGACGTACTCCCGGCTGAGCGACGGATCGGCCCAGGCGGCCTCGACCGACGCGCGGACGAGCCGGGCGGCCTCGGCCGGGGTGATGCCCACCCGGGACGCCAGGTCTTTACGGGCCAGGATCGCGCCGAGCGGGATCGGCAGGCCGGTCGTCGACTCCCACCAGTCGCCGAGGTCCTTCGCCGAGTGCAGGCCGTAGCGCTGGTAGGTGAACCGGGCCTCGTGGATCACCAGGCCGGCGTCGATCTCGCCGGCCGCGACCGCGGGCATGATCTCGTGGAACGGCCGGACGACGACCTCGGCCGGCGGCTCGTCGGCCGACCAGAGCCGGAACAGCAGGTAGGCGGTGGTGCGGTCGCCCGGGACGGCCACGACCTTGCCGGCCACCGAGTCCGAACCCCGGGTGAGCACCAGCGGCCCGCACCCGCGGCCCAGCGCGCCACCGCAGGGCAGCAGCGTGTACTGGTCGAGCAGCCAGGGCAGCGCTGCGTACGACACCTTCACCAGGTCGTACTCACCGCGTTCGGCCGCGCCGTTGGTGACGTCGACGTCGGCGAAGTCCACCTCCACCGGCGGGGTGCCGGGGATCCGGCCGTGCACCATCGCGTCGAAGACGAACGTGTCGTTCGGGCAGGGGGAGAACGCCATCCGCATCGTCACGAGTCAACCGTAGCTCTCACCAGAGCGGCCACCGCGGTGCGCAGCGACTCGAACGCCAGCGGGATGTTCCAGGCGCTGCGGTCGCGGCGTCCGACCAGGTTGCTGATCGCCCGGAGCTCGGCCCAGGGCACCCCGGCGGCCTGGGCCGCCCAGGCGACCCCGTAGCCCTCCATGGCCTCGGCCACCGCGGACGGGTGCACCGACGCCAGCTCGGCGCCCCGGCGGTCGGTGCCGGTCATCGTCGAGAGCGTCAGGATCTCGCCGGTCAGCACCGGCAGGTCGAGCGCGTCGGTGACCCAGCGCCCGCCCGGCGAGGCCAGCACGTCACCGCCGGCCAGGCCCAGCCCGGCCAGGTCGAGGAAACCCTCGTCGGTGTCGGCGCCCAGGTCGGCCCAGCGGACGGTGTCGGCGACGACGATCGAGCCGATCGGCGCGCGTCCGGCGAAGCCGCCGGCCAGCCCGGTGGAGAGCACCAGGTCGTACGTCCCGGAGCCCAGCGCCATCGCGGTGCTCACCGCGGCCGCGACCGGCCCCACCCCGCCCACCAGCCCGTCGACGCCGAGGGCGTCCAGTTCGGCCTGGACGGCGGTCACCACCAGCAGGTTCATGCGACGTCGAGCACGAACCGCCAGAGGCCGCGGGCCTTCTCCGCGTTCTGTCCCGGGTGCAGCGCGAGCAGCTCGAGGACGTACGTCGTGCTGCCGGTCGCGTCGTTCGGGACCGTGAACCGGATGTACGAGGTGCCCTGGCGGACGAACGACACCGGCGCCAGGTTGCCGTCCGAGCTGGCCAGCGCGGCCGTCCAGCCGTCCTCACCGACGTTCGGCGGGACGTCGACCTCGACGCTGCCGCCCGGCTTCACGGTGATCGTCCCGGCGTTGGCCGGACCGGCCTTGCAGTCCGAGCTCGGCGAGGACGCGTTGAACGTGCCGTTCTCGAAGCACCAGGCCGTGGCCTCGCCGCCGGCGGAGTCGCCGTCGCTGACCACGGTCGCGTAGGGAGCCGGCTTGTCGCACGCGGCGACCAGCCCGAGAGTGGCCGCAGCCAGCGCAATCGCGACGCCACGCTTCGTCAGACGCATGTCCCGAGGTTAGCCAACGGCCTGCTGGGACCACTCGCTCGGGGCGGACGCCGGGGAGACCTCGGCCCGGTGGGCGGTCCAGGCCCAGGAGCCGACGCGCAGCGCCACCGCGCCGACCACGAGCCCGACCGCGAACAGCCCCCACGGGCCGGCCACCGGGACCAGCCCCAGGGCGCCGCCGCTCACCCAGGCCAGCTGGAGCATCGTCTCGGAGTGGGCGAACGCGCTCGCTCGGGACTCGTCGGGCAGCCGCTCCTGGATCACCGCGTCCACCGCGAGCTTGGCCAGGCCGCTGGCCAGCGCGGTCCCGAACGCCAGCACCAGCACGGCGGGCAGCGAGTAGAAGATCGCGGCCGCGATCGCGCCCAGCGCGACCCCGCTGACCGCGATCGCCCCCAGCAGCAGCGGACGGCGCAGCTTCAGCCGGGTACCGATCAGCGTGGCCACGAACGCGCCGGCGGCCAGCGCACCGGCCACCGCGCCCAGCGCCGCCACCGGCGTCAGCAGGAGGTCGTCCTCACGGGCCCGGAACGCGACGAACAGCGCGATGAAGCCGTACATCGCGCGGAGCGTCCCGCCCGCGGTGATCGCGGCCCAGACCGGCAGGTTCCACAGCCGCAGCGCCTCGCGGTGGGCGAGCAGCGCGAACACCCGGGGCGGCACCTCGGGCTTGTCCGAGTCGACCCCGGACGGCAACCGCAGCGACAGCACCATCCCGACGAAGAACAGCAGCGTGGCCAGGCGCAGCGGCCAGCCCGGCCCGAACGTCGCCAGCCCGGCGCCGACCGCACCGGCGATACCGCCGAAGATCGTCCCGGCCAGCGAGCCGCGGGCGTTCGCCTCGACCAGCGTGATCCGCGGGGGCAGCAGCCGGGGCACCGCCGCCGACCGCGCGACCCCGTACGACTTCGACATCACCAGCACGCCGAACGCGGCCGGGTAGAGCACCCAGGTGTCGATCTGGTCGGCGATCGCGAACGCGAGGAACCCGCGGGCCAGCATCGTGGTGGCCAGCGCCCAGCGGCGTCCGTGCCGGAACCGGTCGAGCACCGGCCCGACCAGCGGGGCCAGCAGCGCGAACGGCGCCATCGTGATCAGCAGGTAGAGCGCGACCCGGGTCCGGGCCTCGCCCACCGGCACGTCGAAGAAGATGGTCCCGGCCAGGCCGATCGCCACCAGCGCGTCACCGGCGCACGAGAGCGCGTGCAGGTCGAACATCTTGTGCAGCCCGGTCTGGTCGGCGCCGTCCGCGTTCCGGGCTCGTTGCACTCGGCACCACGCGGTCGCAACGGGGCCCCGGGAGCCCTTCCGCACCTCGTTGTCCGCTACCACGCCTCCATCGTTACCCACGCGGAGGCCCCACAGTCACCTACCGGGGGAGGGTTCATCCGTCCGGACGATGTCGCGTCGATTGAGTTCGGTGCCAAAACTGCACTACACGCCGATAGGAGACCGGGTTCCCTCCTCGCGAGGCTCGTGAGGAAGAATGAATACTGTGACGACCCGCACGGTGAACCGTCCCGCGGCAGCTGAGTCGACCGAGGACGGTGTGGTGACCGGGAACCCAGAGGCCGCTGACACCCCACGTGCGCGGCGGACGCCCCGCGCCATCAAGCTCGACACGGTCTGCGCGCAGGCCACCGACCTGGCCCGCGAAGCCGCCGTAGAGGTCGGCGGCGACATGGTCGGCGACCCGGTCGCGGTCAGCGCCGACGGCGAGCGGCTGGTGACCCACCGGTTCGCCGCGCTCCAGCCCGGCTACGCGGGCTGGTACTGGTCGGTCACCGTGACCCGGGTCCCGCGCTCGAAGCACGTCACGGTCAGCGAGGTCGCGCTGCTGCCGGGCTCCGACGCGCTGCTGGCGCCCGAGTGGGTGCCGTGGAGCGAGCGGCTGCGCCCCGGCGACCTCGGCGTCGGCGATCTGCTGCCGACCGCGCCCGACGACGACCGGCTGGTGCCCGGGTACGTGCTCTCCGACGACCCCGAGGTCGCCGAGGTCGAGTACGAGATCGGGTTCGGGCGACCGCGGGTGATGAGCCGGCTGGGCCGGGAGGAGACCGCCGACCGCTGGTACACCGGCACCTCCGGCCCGGAGAGCGAGCTGGCCAAGGCCGCGCCGGCCCGGTGCGGCAGCTGCGGCTTCTACCTGCAGCTGGCCGGTTCGCTCGGCGGGCTGTTCGGGGCCTGCGGCAACCTGTTCGCGCCCGACGACGGCCGGGTCGTCTCGGCCGACCACGGCTGTGGGGCGCACTCCGAGGCGCTGGTCGAGCCGGCGCCGCCGGTGCCGCCCGCGCCGATGGCGCTCGACGACGACCTCGAGGTCATCCGCACCGCGCACACGCCCGGCTCGGTGGAAGACACCGACGGCGAGCCTCTCGGCCACGGCTGATGGATTCCTTCGGGACGGCGGAACGGCGGGCCGCCGTTCTCGCCTCCTGGGCCGGTGTCGCGACCCGGTTCCGGGAGGACGCCAACGCGGAGGAGGAGCTCGTCCGCGGTGGCCTCGGCGGTTATGCCGACCGTCTGGTGGTGGAGCTCGCCCAGAACGCGTCCGATGCGGCCGCGCGCGCCGGCGTCCCCGGTTCGCTGCGTTTCTCGTACGTCGACGGCGTCCTGTCGGTCGCCAACACCGGTTCGCCGTTGGACGCGGCCGGAGTGGACGGCCTCACCTCGCTGCGTGCGTCAGCCAAGACCGACGTCAGGGAGCCCGGCACCGTTGGTCGCTTCGGCGTCGGGTTCGCGGCCGTGCTCGCGGTCAGCGACGCCCCCGAAGTGCGATCCAGCGCCGGTGGGGTGCGGTTCTCGGCCGAGCAGACCCGGGCCGAGGTATCGGCGCTCGGCGGCGCACCGGCCGCCGAGCTCGCCCGGCGGGGCGGGGCGGTGCCGGTCCTGCGGCTGGCCTGGCCGGCCGACGAGCCGCCGACGGCCGGCTACGACACCGAGGTACGGCTGCCGGTGCGGCCGGACGCGATCGAGCGGGTGCGGGCCATGCTCGCCGACGTCGAGCCGACGCTGCTGTTCGCGTTCCCCGGGCTGACCCGGCTCGAGATCGCCGTCGACGGCGCCGAGCGGGTCATCGAGCGGGCCGGGTCGGTCGGCAACACGGTGTCGCTGGCCTCGAACGGCGAGGTGACCACGTGGCTCGTGTCGTCCGACCAGGGCGACGTGCCGCCGGAGCTGCTGGCCGAGCGTCCGCTGGAGGAGCGGGCGGCCCTGGCCCGGTATTCGACGCTGGCCGCGATTCCGCTGGGTCGCCGTCTCAGCGGCGACACGGTTCTGCACGCTCCGTCGCCGACCGACGAGCCGCTCTCGCTGCCGATCCACCTGGCCGCGACGTTCCCGCTGGAGGTCTCGCGCCGCCGGGTGGCCCCGGGCGCGCTCACCGACTGGCTCGCCGCCCGGGCCGCCGACACGGTGGTCGCGCTGATCACGGCCGCGCCGCCGGCCGTCGAGACGCTCGCGCTGGTGCCCCGGCCGGGCCTGGGCCGGGCTCCGCTCGACGCGGCGATCTGCTCGCTGGTGCTGGCCGGTCTCCGCGAAGCGGAGTTCCTGCCGCTGGAGCCGGTCCCCGACGCGGTTCTGCCGTGGTCGGACGACGAGGTCGCGTTACTTGCCTCCGGCCTCGGCGACGCCTTCGGCCTCACCCCGCCCGCGGAGCCCGACCCGCTCTCGTCGACCGCCGACTCGGCCGCGCCGACCGCCGACTCGGCCGCCGTGTGGGATCGGGTGGCGCCGACGCGGGCGGTCACGGTCACCTCCGAGCTCGCGGCCACCGCCGACCTCCTCGCCGGCGCGCTGGCCGGGGTCGTCCCCGGGTTGCTGCCCGCCGACTGGTCCAGCCGCGCGGCCGCGCCGGCGCTGGACGCGCTCGGCGTCCGGCGGCTGACGGTCGCCGACGTAGTCGAGGCCGTGGCCGGCCTCGATCGGCCGGCCCCCTGGTGGGGCGACCTCTACCACGCCCTCGAACCCGCGAGCGCCGACCTGGACGCGCTCGCCGCGCTCCCGGTCCCGCTCACCGACGGACGCACGGTCACCGGCGTGCGGGGCGCGCTGCTCCCCGGACCGGACCTGGCCGCGATCGCCCCCGACACGCTCGCCCCGCTCGGCCTCCGGGTCGTCCACCCCGACGCGGTCGGCAGCGACCTGCTGACCCGCCTCGGCGCCCGCCCGGCCACCGTCGGCACGATCCTGGCCGACGAACGCGTCCGGGCCGCCGTCGCCGACTCTCTCGACGCCGACGAGCCCGAACCGCTGGCCGAAGCGATCCTCGCGCTCGTCGCCGCGGCCGGTATCCGCCCGGGCGACGAGCCCTGGCTGGCCGAGCTCGCGCTCCCGGCCGACGACGACTGGTACCCGGCCGGCGAACTGGTCGTACCCGGCTCGCCGCTGACCAGGGTCTTCGCCGGCATGGGCACCGACGACGCCCCGTTCGGCGTCGTCGACGAGGACTTCGCCAACGACGTGCTGGCCGCCCACGGTCCCGACGTGCTGGCCGCGGTCGGCTGCCTGACCACGTTCACCGTCCTCGACGCCGACGACATCGACGTCGTCGACCTGGCCGACCTCGGCGCGGACGACGCGGACCTGGACCTCGACGGCCTGGAGGAGTGGGCCGACGCGGTGATCGAGGCGATCGACCCGACCGGAACCGTCGGCGCGCCGCCCGGCACCCGGATCGAGAGCTTCCGCGCGATCCGCGACCTCGACCTGGTCGACGAAGACCAGTGGCCGGTCGCCCTGCAGCTGCTGGCCGAGGGCCCGCCCCGCGAGGTTCTGAACGCGACCGCCTACGCGCTGACGCCGGACGGCCGCCGGATCGAGGTCCCGGCCTACACCCGCTGGTGGCTGGCCCGGGAGCCGATCCTGGACGGCCGCGCGCCCGGCGAACTCCGCACCGGCGACGCGTTCGACCTCGACGGCCTGTACGACGTGGCACCGGACGACGTCGATCAGGCCCTGCTGCCGCTGCTGGGCTGCCGCACCGGCCTGCTCGACGCGATCGCCGCCGACCCGAACGACCTGCTGCGCCGCCTGGCCGACGCCGACCGCACCGCGGTGCCGCAGATCGTTCCGCTGGTCTACGCCCGGATCGCCGAGGCGCTGGCGGGCGCCCGGGTGGAGGCCCCGGCCCACGTCCGGGTCGCCCCCGACGCCGTCGCCGACACCGACCAGGTCGCGATCCTCGAC
Proteins encoded:
- a CDS encoding sacsin N-terminal ATP-binding-like domain-containing protein yields the protein MDSFGTAERRAAVLASWAGVATRFREDANAEEELVRGGLGGYADRLVVELAQNASDAAARAGVPGSLRFSYVDGVLSVANTGSPLDAAGVDGLTSLRASAKTDVREPGTVGRFGVGFAAVLAVSDAPEVRSSAGGVRFSAEQTRAEVSALGGAPAAELARRGGAVPVLRLAWPADEPPTAGYDTEVRLPVRPDAIERVRAMLADVEPTLLFAFPGLTRLEIAVDGAERVIERAGSVGNTVSLASNGEVTTWLVSSDQGDVPPELLAERPLEERAALARYSTLAAIPLGRRLSGDTVLHAPSPTDEPLSLPIHLAATFPLEVSRRRVAPGALTDWLAARAADTVVALITAAPPAVETLALVPRPGLGRAPLDAAICSLVLAGLREAEFLPLEPVPDAVLPWSDDEVALLASGLGDAFGLTPPAEPDPLSSTADSAAPTADSAAVWDRVAPTRAVTVTSELAATADLLAGALAGVVPGLLPADWSSRAAAPALDALGVRRLTVADVVEAVAGLDRPAPWWGDLYHALEPASADLDALAALPVPLTDGRTVTGVRGALLPGPDLAAIAPDTLAPLGLRVVHPDAVGSDLLTRLGARPATVGTILADERVRAAVADSLDADEPEPLAEAILALVAAAGIRPGDEPWLAELALPADDDWYPAGELVVPGSPLTRVFAGMGTDDAPFGVVDEDFANDVLAAHGPDVLAAVGCLTTFTVLDADDIDVVDLADLGADDADLDLDGLEEWADAVIEAIDPTGTVGAPPGTRIESFRAIRDLDLVDEDQWPVALQLLAEGPPREVLNATAYALTPDGRRIEVPAYTRWWLAREPILDGRAPGELRTGDAFDLDGLYDVAPDDVDQALLPLLGCRTGLLDAIAADPNDLLRRLADADRTAVPQIVPLVYARIAEALAGARVEAPAHVRVAPDAVADTDQVAILDQPWRLDALDGRVPILGGDDPVSVAELLDVPLVSEL